A genomic window from Hyla sarda isolate aHylSar1 chromosome 8, aHylSar1.hap1, whole genome shotgun sequence includes:
- the LOC130285113 gene encoding protein spinster homolog 1-like has protein sequence MASPQDPLLKEEEEAMEDHSDMDVEKGDIPERQNLPSLSVMSTARSIITVVILAFVNLLIYANRSSVAGVLPYIQKAYDTNASLSGLLNTLFIGSYVLVAPIAGYLGDHCNKKYTVCAGVIVWLSMTLTLSFIPDGYFLLFLLTSGLVGAGEATFCTIAPSIIADLFTSDQRTRMLNVFYSVIPVGCGLGYIIGPKVTDAARGDWHWAFRVTPGLGLIAVALMILVTKELPRTTTNGKKNNKSQKFAKWATDLKKLFKNRSFMLTTMGSTAVSFIVGAIGVWGPSYLTHARTLLQEKDPCRAEPCDYHDILIFGVVTVVSGILGVVAGTEISKRYRKSNPRADPLVCGCAMMLSAPFLLLALTFGNISLVATNIFIFIGETLLSVNFTLISDIILKVVTPWRRSSALAVQMTIYHLLGDAGSPYLIGLISDTYERGYAKSPLLKYRSLEYALMTCTIMAVIGGAFFMATALFIERDEKEAEMESEPPSSSSSSLLPADEDRASD, from the coding sequence atggcctctccacaagacccattgctgaaggaggaggaagaagcaatggaggaccatagtgatatggatgtagaaaagggcgatatccctgagaggcagaacctgccatctctaagcgtgatgtccaccgcacgttccatcatcaccgtagtgatcctcgcctttgttaatttgctcatctatgcaaatcgctccagcgtggcgggggtgctgccttatatacagaaagcatatgacaccaatgctagtctgtccggcttattgaatacattgttcattggaagctacgtgctggtcgcaccaattgccggatatttgggtgaccactgtaataagaaatatactgtttgcgcaggagtcatcgtttggctgagcatgacacttactctgtcattcatccctgacgggtacttcctgctcttcctgctgacgagtgggctggttggagccggagaggcgactttctgcaccatcgccccctccatcattgcagacctttttacaagtgaccagcggacccgcatgctgaacgtgttttactccgtcatacctgtaggctgcggactaggatacatcatcgggcccaaagtgactgatgcagcaaggggcgattggcactgggcgtttcgagtcacccctggcctgggcctcatagctgtggctttgatgattttggtcacaaaggagcttccaagaacgactacaaacgggaagaagaacaacaaatcccagaagtttgccaaatgggcgacagatctgaaaaaactatttaaaaatcgaagcttcatgttaaccaccatgggatcgacggctgtatccttcatagtgggagccataggtgtatggggtccgtcatacctgacccacgcacgaacactcctacaagagaaggacccttgccgtgctgaaccgtgtgactatcacgacatcctaatatttggtgtggttacagtcgtttccggcattctgggagttgtagcagggacggagataagtaaaagatatcgcaaatccaacccacgggcggacccgcttgtgtgtggatgcgcgatgatgctctccgccccttttcttctgttggcattgacttttggcaacatcagcctcgttgccaccaacatcttcatcttcatcggagagacgcttctgtcagtaaatttcaccctcatatctgacattatactaaaagtagtaactccgtggaggagatcttcagccctggccgtgcagatgacaatctatcacctcctaggtgacgccggcagcccgtacctcatcggcctgatatctgacacctatgaacgaggatatgccaaatcccctcttctgaaataccgcagcctggagtatgccctcatgacctgcaccataatggcagtcatcggaggggccttcttcatggccacggccctatttatagagagggacgaaaaagaagcagagatggaatcagaacctccgtcatcctcctcctcctcactgcttcctgccgatgaggaccgcgcttcagactga